In Helianthus annuus cultivar XRQ/B chromosome 9, HanXRQr2.0-SUNRISE, whole genome shotgun sequence, the following are encoded in one genomic region:
- the LOC110875224 gene encoding uncharacterized protein LOC110875224 — translation MTKEDYDEVDREVMELMDIRWCMASVIRKAQRFMEITRRKCLEGPDMMIGFDKAKVSCFKCKQKGHFKRECTNNKADDNGNPFHEEYYKKAIYHRNNKQPSRTQIEEGSSKEKKQAMLTINDECSGPNERKEKWWLVAEIKQSREERHACLRLEEVYDAFKEARRENRWCEEKECFVDPQGNPIVDLDEVNLEALIAAVPTVRVWCKGLKEIPRYREKVEEGIRKVIYASLEKKKEDC, via the exons atgacaaaggaagattatgatgaAGTTGATCGGGAGGtgatggagctgatggatattCGCTGGTGCATGGCAAGTGTCATCAGGAAGGCTCAACGGTTCATGGAGATTACTAGGAGAAAGTGTTTGGAAGGCCCTGACATGATGATAGGTTTTGATAAAGCTAAAGTTTCATGTTTTAAATGTAAACAGAAGGGGCACTTCAAACGAGAATGCACAAATAACAAAGCTGATGATAATGGGAATCCTTTTCATGAGGAATACTACAAAAAGGCCATCTATCATCGCAACAACAAGCAACCATCAAGAACGCAAATTGAGGAAGGGTCATCTAAAGAGAAAAAACAAGCTATGTTGACAATTAATGATGAATGCAGTGGACCCA ATGAGAGAAAAGAAAAATGGTGGTTGGTTGCTGAAATCAAACAAAGCCGAGAGGAAAGACATGCATGCCTGAGGTTGGAAGAAGTGTATGATGCTTTTAAAGAAGCAAGGCGAGAAAATAGATGGTGTGAAGAGAAAGAGTGTTttgttgatcctcaaggaaacccGATAGTTGATCTTGATGAGGTAAATCTTGAAGCATTAATTGCTGCAGTTCCAACTGTAAGGGTTTGGTGTAAAGGTCTCAAAGAAATTCCAAGATACAGAGAAAAAGTAGAGGAAGGCATAAGAAAGGTGATTTATGCTAGCCttgagaaaaaaaaagaagactGTTGA